The Henckelia pumila isolate YLH828 chromosome 2, ASM3356847v2, whole genome shotgun sequence genome includes a window with the following:
- the LOC140879221 gene encoding uncharacterized protein, with amino-acid sequence MIFEPGVDTWVEFLIEFQKLYFPLALRQAKKNELLNLKQVNMMVNEYQHKLFELLSYCPYISASLEAKYENFLQGLNLEIHDRVSICDDPTSYEGLVNRFRQTKKSLQHNRSFSSFHPSNSPSLSRSLVNLLLHRVLVMVFSISRRRKVSVSIVDDDTHPTNVVGRQRLVVVVRPSRQSVESTNQKTRIPGQVIPPSQDRVQRENEDVIADVVLFVSTPVGHSALAKCVFLGCSLKFEGFELSENLMILAMKDFDYILGIDILTSYRATVDCYQNIVQFRLVKGDSWFFYGKGAQPPMPLVSARRACRDLEAGGQSYLIYVIEMCSLSRAIEELPVVYEYRNFFPHEIPGFPPVREVEFGIELVPGTAPIYRTPYYLAPSEMRDFQ; translated from the exons ATGATATTCGAGCCAGGCGTAGATACTTGGGTTGAGTTCCTTATAGAatttcagaaactgtattttcctctgGCACTCCGCCAGGCTAAGAAGAATGAGTTGCTTAATCTAAAGCAGGTCAACATGATGGTAAACGAGTACCAGCATAAATTGTTTGAGTTGTTGTCGTATTGCCCATATATTTCTGCCAGCTTGGAGGCCAAGTACGAGAACTTTCTTCAGGGCCTCAACCTGGAAATCCATGATCGAGTGTCTATCTGTGATGATCCAACATCATACGAAGGATTAGTTAATAGATTTCGACAGACGAAGAAAAGTCTCCAGCATAACAGGTCCTTCTCTTCCTTCCATCCAAGTAACTCtcccagtctttcaagaagcctAGTGAATCTTCTTCTTCATCGGGTTTTGGTGATGGTATTTTCCATTTCGAGAAGAAGAAAGGTCAGTGTGAGCATTGTGGATGACGACACCCATCCGACGAATGTTGTGGGGAGGCAGAGGCTTGTTGTTGTTGTG AGGCCATCAAGACAGTCTGTTGAGAGCACCAATCAGAAAACACGTATCCCAGGGCAGGTTATTCCACCAAGTCAAGATCGGGTTCAGAGGGAGAACGAGGATGTcattgcag ATGTAGTACTTTTTGTATCTACCCCGGTCGGCCATTCGGCTTTGGCCAAGTGTGTATTCTTGGGTTGCTCTCTAAAGTTTGAGGGCTTTGAGTTATCGGAAAATCTTATGATCTTAGcgatgaaagattttgattatatcttggGTATTGACATTTTGACTTCTTATcgagctactgtggattgttaccaGAATATTGTTCAGTTTCGTCTGGTTAAGGGCgatagttggtttttctatggtaagggagcgcaACCCCctatgcctttggtatcagctcgAAGAGCTTGTCGGGATTTGGAAGCGGGAGGTCaaagctaccttatctatgtaaTTGAAATGTGCTCCCTGAGCAGAGCTATTGAGGAGTTGCCAGTTGTTTACgagtaccgaaatttttttccTCATGAGATCCCAGGGTTTCCTCCAGTCCGAGAGGTTGAGTTCGGGATTGAGCTTGTGCCAGGGACGGCACCGATTTATCGTACACCTTATTATCTGGcgccatcagagatgagggatTTTCAATAG